One Urocitellus parryii isolate mUroPar1 chromosome 9, mUroPar1.hap1, whole genome shotgun sequence DNA segment encodes these proteins:
- the Rab7b gene encoding ras-related protein Rab-7b — MNPRKKVDLKLIIVGALGVGKTSLLHQYVHKTFYEEYQTTLGASILSKIIMLDDTTLKLQIWDTGGQERFRSMVSTFYKGSDGCILAFDVTDLESFEALDIWRGDVLAKIIPMEQSYPMVVLGNKIDLEDRKVPQEVVQGWCKEKDIPYFEVSAKNDINVVQAFEVLASRALSRYREILENHLTDSIKLVPGQAKSRCC, encoded by the exons ATGAATCCTCGGAAGAAGGTGGACTTGAAGCTCATCATTGTCGGAGCACTTGG AGTGGGAAAGACCTCCCTCCTTCACCAATATGTCCACAAGACATTTTATGAGGAATACCAGACCACGCTGGGGGCCAGCATCCTCTCCAAGATCATCATGCTGGATGACACAACTTTGAAGCTGCAG ATCTGGGACACAGGCGGTCAGGAGCGGTTCCGCTCCATGGTGTCCACCTTCTACAAAGGCTCTGATGGCTGTATCCTGGCTTTTGATGTCACCGACCTGGAGTCCTTTGAAGCCCTGGATATCTGGCGGGGTGACGTTCTGGCCAAGATTATCCCTATGGAGCAGTCCTACCCCatggtggtgctggggaacaAAATTGACCTGGAAGACAGGAAG GTGCCCCAGGAGGTAGTCCAAGGCTGGTGTAAAGAGAAGGACATTCCCTACTTTGAAGTCAGTGCCAAAAATGACATCAATGTGGTGCAAGCCTTTGAGGTGCTGGCCAGCCGGGCTCTGTCGCGG tATCGAGAAATCCTGGAGAATCACCTCACAGACTCCATCAAACTCGTGCCAGGCCAGGCAAAGAGCAGATGCTGCTGA